The Sesamum indicum cultivar Zhongzhi No. 13 linkage group LG1, S_indicum_v1.0, whole genome shotgun sequence genome includes a window with the following:
- the LOC105159793 gene encoding cyclin-dependent kinase inhibitor 7 isoform X2, with protein sequence MGRCLRSCKGLGELEVMEKAVERRKRKVGSGDSQLSTSSVQLKTRRLAALTPESSASPASSGNSTCESVGSDHVLASCCSSNGSSEMAKENEVIVECFATSAGDSLDCRERGTTPLTEVQAESVKMDSTARPLKSNSRHNSMAEKMPSEAELEEFFAAAEKNLQQQFIDKYNYDIVKDLPLEGRYEWVQIQDGENVHNLAMAI encoded by the exons ATGGGAAGGTGTTTGAGGAGCTGTAAGGGATTAGGAGAGCTAGAGGTCATGGAAAAGGCAGTGgagaggagaaagagaaaagttGGCTCGGGAGACTCGCAGTTATCCACATCCTCAGTTCAGCTCAAAACGCGGCGTTTAGCCGCACTGACGCCGGAGAGTTCAGCTTCGCCAGCAAGTTCGGGGAATTCGACGTGTGAGAGCGTTGGTTCGGATCATGTTTTGGCATCTTGTTGCTCAAGTAACGGATCGAGTGAAATGGCCAAG GAGAATGAGGTGATTGTGGAGTGTTTCGCAACATCGGCTGGTGATTCGTTGGATTGTAGAGAGAG AGGAACGACGCCGTTGACCGAGGTTCAAGCTGAGTCCGTCAAGATGGACTCGACGGCTAGGCCACTCAAATCCAATTCTCGTCATAATTCTATGGCCGAGAAAATGCCATCCGAAGCTGAACTTGAAGAATTCTTTGCCGCGGCTGAAAAGAACCTCCAGCAACAATTCATTGACAA GTACAACTATGACATAGTAAAGGACCTGCCACTGGAAGGGCGCTACGAGTGGGTTCAAATTCAGGATGGAGAAAATGTTCACAACTTAGCAATGGCTATCTAG
- the LOC105159793 gene encoding cyclin-dependent kinase inhibitor 7 isoform X1 — protein MGRCLRSCKGLGELEVMEKAVERRKRKVGSGDSQLSTSSVQLKTRRLAALTPESSASPASSGNSTCESVGSDHVLASCCSSNGSSEMAKENEVIVECFATSAGDSLDCRERRGTTPLTEVQAESVKMDSTARPLKSNSRHNSMAEKMPSEAELEEFFAAAEKNLQQQFIDKYNYDIVKDLPLEGRYEWVQIQDGENVHNLAMAI, from the exons ATGGGAAGGTGTTTGAGGAGCTGTAAGGGATTAGGAGAGCTAGAGGTCATGGAAAAGGCAGTGgagaggagaaagagaaaagttGGCTCGGGAGACTCGCAGTTATCCACATCCTCAGTTCAGCTCAAAACGCGGCGTTTAGCCGCACTGACGCCGGAGAGTTCAGCTTCGCCAGCAAGTTCGGGGAATTCGACGTGTGAGAGCGTTGGTTCGGATCATGTTTTGGCATCTTGTTGCTCAAGTAACGGATCGAGTGAAATGGCCAAG GAGAATGAGGTGATTGTGGAGTGTTTCGCAACATCGGCTGGTGATTCGTTGGATTGTAGAGAGAG AAGAGGAACGACGCCGTTGACCGAGGTTCAAGCTGAGTCCGTCAAGATGGACTCGACGGCTAGGCCACTCAAATCCAATTCTCGTCATAATTCTATGGCCGAGAAAATGCCATCCGAAGCTGAACTTGAAGAATTCTTTGCCGCGGCTGAAAAGAACCTCCAGCAACAATTCATTGACAA GTACAACTATGACATAGTAAAGGACCTGCCACTGGAAGGGCGCTACGAGTGGGTTCAAATTCAGGATGGAGAAAATGTTCACAACTTAGCAATGGCTATCTAG